TGGGTGATGCCCCCTACGTTTTAACTTAAAAGTTTGTGTCTTTCCTTTCACAACACAGAGAGTTGACGCCacgggattttgaaacaaaggCTGGCTCTTACCAGCCTCCACCTCGTCCCTTGCACCAAACCCCTTAGAGATCAAGTTGATTCTTTTTCTAGCTCTtagtaattttcttttgttatcgGTTTAGAATATTTCAGAGAAGAAAACCAAGCTATTCCAAATTGAGCATGACTCAAGTTCAGTCGGTTTTAAGCTCATAACTAAAGCTCGCTTACTTACATCAGTAAAAAAGAACTGCCATTTTGacacaccaaaaagaaaaaaaaaaaaaaccaaagctTCGAAGAATTTACCTAAACAAGCCAAGCTTGAATACCTAAGTTCATTGCCGATGCAGCCTTGATTGGAAGACAGTTTAGCCGGAGTAATTATCTGAATTAAGCCGCGAATACTCTTTTTCATGGCCTTAATCTTTATAAGGCGTTGCTGATAAACTCATTATCAGATCCTTGAAGAACTGCTTGGCAATAGTAACCCTATATTATGGTTCTATGCATCTGCAAACGATAATCCGAAGGGTTCCTTGCTGCAAGCATTAGTTATAGTCCTTTGCCTAGCACGATTTTTTCAAGCTTTATCCTTGTTGGGCATTGCCACATAGTTCAACTGTAAAACAAAATGAGGCATGTAGAAGAGGAAGCATACTTGAATCtgtcgctatatatatatatatatatatatatatatatatatatatatatatatatattatactatCAAAAGTCACTCACTTCACTAATAAGGGCAGTTTGATCTATATGATAAATGgtagagagaaaaacaaagaggtaAGGTGTGAACCAATAGTAGATAACGAAAATACATGTcagcctttttttctttgctttctttcaaTCATCTATTACAATGGATCAAATGGCCCCTATAAATGTGTTGAGTGAATCTAGATATCTAAAATCACcattcaagatatatatatatatctatgaaagagagagagagatcatacAAACGAGTCTTTGCATTATAACTGTAGCTTGCGATAAAATGAATAGGGTTGAACATTGCACACgctttgtttcacttttttgtttcatatagCTTTTCAGCAGCAGTTCTAACATATAAGAATATCATGTAACATGACTGTGTGTATATATTTTGATGCTTTATTAATTGGCACATATTTTATGGCCATGTAGAAGCACCCAGCTCTACTCCAACACCATCAGTTGGCAGAATGCCTTCATTTGTTCATTAGGCAATGCTAGGCAAACATTAATTCCCAAACTGCCCTCATCACCAGGCAGCAGCATGACCAGCCCTGGCTTCAGCTCAACAGGAACCAAGCATTCAGCCTTTCCCCACCAGAAATCTTCCTCCCCAAATCCTATCTTAGTCCATGCCACCACAGAGAAGCTGTCAACGACGCGCGGCGCGCCCCGGTTCACCTCCAGCCAGTCTATCCCTGACCTTATATACTCCTCATCCAGTCTCTCCAGCCCTTCTTGCACCTTCTCCACACAGAATGACAGCCCTTGGCTCTTCAACTCAAGCACAGTTGCACATGCAAACCCCGGCACCAACGCATTCCCGGCGAATCCAGGCCCGAGCTTTGGCGACATATGCCGCCGGACGTCGACCGGAAACAGCATAGTTGATGTGCAATCATCAGGCATTCCAATGGCCAGACTCCTCTCCTTCCATACTTTTGCAGCCACAACATGAAAGTCAGTGACCTTCTTGAGCTTCCCGGCTGCAAGGACCTGTGATTTCATGGCGTCGATCTTAGATTGCGGGATGAAGACACTAGAAGGAGTCAGTATGGCACCATCATGCATGAACAAGTCTGCATGGCATTCTCCAGGGATGGAGAAGGGGGAGAGTTCTTGGGGGCTCAGTTTTGAGTACTCATGGTGAGGGTAGGATATCTTAGGTGGGACCCTTGCCTTGAAGATTGTGCGGTCCGGATTAGGCGGCACCAATAGATCTTTGCCAAGTGTACATGCTGCCAAGTTGGCGCAAAAGGTGCGGATCCCGATGCCATCCAGGGTGCAGTGGTTGCAAAGACAAGCCAATGCATGGCCTCCACATTGAAACCTAGTTAGCTTTGAGCTCATCAGACAAAGTCAGGAGTTACAAtctttatttcatcattcaaCAGATTTAAAACTGagttttataaataaataaatgagccAAAGCAGGAACCAAGTTCTAAAGCCTGAATGTTTGAAGAAAACAAGTTTAACTTCAATGAGATAAAGAAAAATAggctttcaaaaaattttcatccaagGCCTACTttgttgatcatgtttgagTATTTAGTGTTCAGCTTCTGCTTGAAGCTAGACGTTTATGCCACAAGAAAAGGTGGTTAAATGAAATTTCTCAAAACCAAAcactttttttctaatttctaaaaGTTAGGCACTTAATAAGGAGTTTCTTGGAGAAATGCTTGACATGATGCCTGAAATGAGAAgttcacaagaaaacaaaactgaGATAAGACTTCATTAGAAAAGGTTAAAAGTAAGAATGTTAGTCTGTAAGAAACTATATATACCATTTATGgcttattttaataaaatattgtaTTAGCATAAAACAATTAGGGAGTGAGAACAAACACTTGTATGGAGTTTTCTGGCTTCAAGTCTTCTTGAGCTATTTCCTTCTAGTTAGAAGCTTCATGTagctaagagagagagagaaagagggggagagaga
This window of the Nymphaea colorata isolate Beijing-Zhang1983 chromosome 2, ASM883128v2, whole genome shotgun sequence genome carries:
- the LOC116247427 gene encoding acyltransferase GLAUCE-like, producing MEVVEVETSVVVPAEPTKRGRLFLSNIDLTLVAYHESVAFFLPKPVPDPFPEVEKTLKTALTRLLVHYDFMAGRLAPTPAGVLEIDCNDAGVVVATATASCSLEWLGELMMPKPEYKELVKHLVGHLNKKNMEDKPLLLLQLTRFQCGGHALACLCNHCTLDGIGIRTFCANLAACTLGKDLLVPPNPDRTIFKARVPPKISYPHHEYSKLSPQELSPFSIPGECHADLFMHDGAILTPSSVFIPQSKIDAMKSQVLAAGKLKKVTDFHVVAAKVWKERSLAIGMPDDCTSTMLFPVDVRRHMSPKLGPGFAGNALVPGFACATVLELKSQGLSFCVEKVQEGLERLDEEYIRSGIDWLEVNRGAPRVVDSFSVVAWTKIGFGEEDFWWGKAECLVPVELKPGLVMLLPGDEGSLGINVCLALPNEQMKAFCQLMVLE